A single region of the Ziziphus jujuba cultivar Dongzao chromosome 10, ASM3175591v1 genome encodes:
- the LOC125421034 gene encoding pentatricopeptide repeat-containing protein At5g16640, mitochondrial: MIDGCFSGGRISGAIDCLEMEEKGYIPDSCTYNIMICELITNNQTSKAVELNKEMVEGCFSADLSTAAMFVDLISKVGRTEVARELFYKMQDDGQLPDLQTYGVLLDGLCKSKQLDEAMELFSEMEEKNWIYNILIGGLCKTGKLEAAKDIFYSLSCKG, from the exons ATGATCGACGGATGTTTCAGTGGAGGAAGAATAAGTGGAGCTATTGATTGTTTAGAAATGGAAGAGAAAGGTTACATTCCAGATAGTTGCACCTACAATATAATGATTTGTGAGCTTATCACCAATAATCAAACTTCAAAGGCTGTGGAGCTTAATAAGGAGATGGTGGAGGGGTGTTTCTCTGCAGATTTATCAACTGCGGCCATGTTTGTTGATTTGATATCTAAAG TTGGGAGAACAGAAGTTGCTCGGGAGCTATTTTATAAGATGCAAGATGATGGTCAACTTCCAGATCTCCAAACTTATGGTGTTTTACTGGATGGTTTATGCAAAAGCAAACAACTTGATGAGGCAATGGAATTATTCagtgaaatggaagaaaaaaattggatCTACAATATCCTAATTGGGGGTTTGTGTAAGACTGGAAAACTTGAAGCTGCAAAGGATATCTTCTATAGCTTATCATGCAAAGGATAA
- the LOC107412319 gene encoding diphthine--ammonia ligase, with protein sequence MKVVALVSGGKDSCYAMMKCIQYGHQIVALANLLPADDAVDELDSYMYQTVGHQIIVSYAECMGVPLFRRRIQGSTRHQKLSYSTTPGDEVEDMFILLNEVKRQIPSVTAVSSGAIASDYQRLRVESVCSRLGLVSLAYLWKQDQSLLLQEMIANEIVAITVKVAAMGLDPVKHLGKEIAFLQPYLHKLNKLYGINVCGEGGEYETLTLDCPLFVNAQIKLDEFQVILHSSDSIAPSAVLHPLAFHLEKKTNTQNICQEKSDIVFEVQGDCLQECGAAPQSVAEVNNLVGVLEHKLHISRTQKSDTFSICCWLQDSHKPSSGLLEDMKAVLRKIELQLAGYGFGWENVLYIHLYISDMNEFAAANETYLRFITQEKCPYGVPSRSTIELPLLPEGLGRAYIEVLVANDQTKRVLHVQSISCWAPSCIGPYSQATLHKNVLHMAGQLGLDPPTMVLCNGGTTSELEKALENSEAVAKCFNCSISTSAMFFVIYCSTHIPSSERLQIQEKLDTFLKKVKLFHLDKARISPIFLYVLVPDLPKRALVEVKPILFVAEDTEAINETLQDQSCMRSHSRLGFEHAEWHDSCVKKCVVPGKLCGVILCVTGELAVKICTDHLGANQSKGVNQNLSKEDQMEKVSRFCIYLLNKIIIENGFSWEDIMYLRFYFPTSLHLPLEALSTMFTNAFLELASMCPAIAVGNEPIFNLVPVLGAGGSATSMDDIITCELFAQKS encoded by the exons ATGAAGGTGGTCGCTTTGGTCAGTGGTGGCAAGGACAGCTGCTATGCCATGATGAAATGCATCCAATACGGTCACCAG ATTGTTGCATTGGCGAATTTGCTTCCAGCTGATGATGCAGTTGACGAGCTAGATAGCTACATGTATCAAACT GTTGGACACCAGATAATTGTCAGCTATGCAGAATGCATGGGAGTGCCATTGTTCAGAAGGCGAATACAGGGATCCACAAG GCATCAGAAGCTTAGCTACAGCACGACTCCAGGTGATGAAGTTGAagatatgtttattttgttaaatgaaGTAAAAAGACAGATACCCTCGGTCACTGCAGTATCTTCTGGTGCTATTGCATCTGACTATCAAAGACTGCGGGTGGAAAGTGTCTGTTCAAGGTTAGGGCTTGTTTCTCTAGCATATTTGTGGAAACAAGATCAGTCGTTGCTCCTTCAGGAAATG aTAGCAAATGAGATTGTGGCTATTACAGTAAAG GTTGCTGCCATGGGGTTGGATCCTGTGAAGCACTTGGGTAAAGAAATAGCTTTCTTGCAACCGTATCTGCATAAGTTGAACAA GTTGTATGGGATTAATGTATGTGGTGAAGGAGGGGAATATGAAACATTGACACTAGATTGCCCTCTCTTTGTT AATGCTCAAATCAAGCTCGATGAGTTTCAAGTCATTCTGCACTCTTCAGATTCCATAGCTCCTTCTGCAGTCCTTCATCCGTTGGCTTTTCATTTGGAGAAGAAGACAAATACCCAAAATATTTGTCAGGAAAAATCAGATATTGTATTTGAAGTGCAGGGAGACTGCTTGCAAGAATGTGGTGCTGCTCCCCAATCTGTTGCTGAAGTCAACAATTTAGTGGGAGTTTTGGAACATAAGCTTCACATATCTAGAACACAGAAGAGTGATACTTTTTCCATTTGTTGCTGGTTGCAAGATTCGCACAAACCTTCATCAG GTTTGCTAGAAGATATGAAGGCTGTTCTAAGGAAAATTGAATTGCAACTTGCAGGATATGGTTTTGGTTGGGAGAATGTTCTTTATATTCATCTCTACATTTCTGACATGAATGAGTTTGCTGCAGCAAATGAAACATACCTAAGATTTATAACACAGGAGAAGTGTCCTTATGGCGTTCCATCTCGCAGTACAATTGAACTGCCTTTATTGCCAGAGGGTTTAGGCAGGGCATACATTGAGGTTTTAGTTGCAAATGACCAAACCAAAAGAGTTCTGCATGTGCAAAGTATTTCCTGTTGGGCACCTAGTTGCATTGGACCTTATAGCCAG GCAACTTTACATAAGAATGTACTTCACATGGCTGGACAGTTGGGGCTTGATCCTCCCACGATGGTTCTATGTAATGGAGGCACCACTTCTGAGTTGGAAAAGGCACTAGAAAACAGTGAAGCAGTGGCAAAATGCTTTAACTGTTCGATATCTACTTCAGCTATGTTCTTTGTTATCTATTGTTCCACACATATTCCATCATCAGAGAGACTCCAAATCCAAGAAAAGCTCGATACATTTCTTAAGAAAGTGAAGCTATTTCATCTTGACAAAGCACGCATATCTCCCATTTTCTTATATGTCCTTGTCCCTGATCTGCCAAAAAG AGCACTTGTAGAAGTAAAGCCCATTCTTTTTGTTGCGGAGGATACAGAAGCAATAAATGAAACTTTGCAAGACCAATCTTGCATGAGATCCCATAGTCGTTTGGGTTTTGAGCATGCAGAGTGGCATGATTCTTGTGTTAAAAAATGTGTTGTTCCTGGGAAGTTATGTGGGGTAATCTTGTGTGTTACAGGTGAACTTGCTGTGAAGATCTGTACTGATCATTTAGGTGCCAACCAGAGCAAAGGGGTCAATCAAAACTTATCCAAGGAGGATCAAATGGAAAAAGTATCAAGATTTTGCATTTATCTCCTTAATAAAATTATCATCGAGAATGGTTTCTCTTGGGAAGACATAATG TACCTGAGGTTCTATTTTCCAACGAGCCTTCATTTGCCTTTGGAGGCACTATCAACCATGTTCACCAATGCATTCCTTGAACTTGCTTCAATGTGTCCAGCGATTGCAGTTGGAAACGAGCCCATCTTCAACCTTGTTCCTGTTTTGGGTGCTGGGGGGTCTGCCACATCCATGGATGATATTATCACCTGTGAACTCTTTGCCCAGAAATCTTGA